In the genome of Nevskia ramosa DSM 11499, one region contains:
- a CDS encoding phage tail sheath subtilisin-like domain-containing protein: MPEYKAPGVYVEETSFRAKAIEGVPTSTAGFAGLTRFGPVAYPNGPGKTQPRLVTSWAEFERVYGGVAPLDLAGAVRIAYLAHAVRAFFGNGGSRLYVSRVYAPAAGRTVKECIASLAVATTAGSATWRARWPGADGNVLVEVQAVRGKNIAFEYPYDGLGKQAWGVQAKNVLAGAVLEVTASGSAFPIGNMPLVASTLRVVEMDSNGKQSFVASSGAPVPIAAGSQLSLVELRVIVTAPDGRVDTYDQLATHPDQRRYIGKLLAADDPEDDNATVSLECSPGSDRFAAAALAIGLQSAGKRLAGGIDGALPSPDEFHGVAGDQATGLEALAAVDDIAIVAMPDGGAMPTPEDVQAVARHLVSHAEQHRYRIAVVDAALHSSLSEVRSFRSKFDSSYAALYHPWVEIVDPLSRPAPGLPPPKLLLPPSGFIAGIYARSDIERGVHKAPANEVVRGITRFEVDINKAQQDVLNPEGVNCLRFFEGRGYRVWGARSLSSDPEWKYVNLRRLFIYLEHSIDKSTQWAVFEPNGERLWANIRSTIQDFLFGQWRDGALLGTKPEEAFFVRCDRSTMTQNDLDNGRMVCLIGVAASRPAEFVIFRISQRTADSRA, from the coding sequence ATGCCCGAATACAAGGCGCCCGGCGTCTACGTTGAGGAAACCAGCTTTCGCGCCAAGGCGATCGAGGGCGTGCCGACCAGCACCGCCGGCTTTGCTGGCCTCACTCGCTTCGGGCCCGTCGCCTATCCGAATGGACCCGGCAAGACGCAGCCGCGGCTAGTCACGTCCTGGGCCGAATTCGAGCGTGTCTACGGCGGCGTGGCTCCGCTGGACCTTGCCGGCGCTGTGCGTATCGCCTATCTCGCCCACGCAGTGCGCGCGTTCTTCGGCAACGGCGGCAGTCGGCTTTACGTGTCGCGCGTCTACGCACCGGCGGCTGGCAGGACGGTCAAGGAATGCATCGCGAGCCTGGCCGTAGCCACTACCGCTGGCAGTGCAACGTGGCGCGCGCGATGGCCCGGTGCGGATGGCAACGTTCTGGTCGAGGTGCAAGCGGTGCGCGGTAAGAACATCGCGTTCGAATATCCCTACGATGGCCTTGGCAAACAGGCCTGGGGCGTTCAGGCGAAGAACGTGCTCGCCGGTGCGGTGCTCGAAGTCACCGCTTCCGGCAGCGCGTTTCCCATCGGCAATATGCCGCTGGTGGCGAGCACGCTGCGCGTTGTCGAGATGGATTCGAACGGCAAGCAGAGCTTCGTCGCCAGCAGCGGTGCACCTGTGCCGATAGCCGCAGGCTCGCAGCTGTCGCTGGTGGAACTGCGCGTGATCGTGACCGCGCCCGATGGCCGCGTCGACACTTACGATCAACTCGCCACGCATCCGGACCAGCGCCGTTACATCGGCAAACTGCTGGCGGCCGACGATCCCGAAGACGACAACGCCACGGTCAGTCTGGAGTGCTCACCTGGCAGCGACCGTTTTGCGGCAGCCGCACTCGCGATCGGATTGCAGTCGGCCGGCAAGCGGCTCGCTGGCGGGATCGATGGTGCATTGCCCAGCCCCGATGAATTCCATGGCGTGGCAGGCGATCAGGCTACCGGCCTCGAAGCACTGGCCGCAGTCGACGACATCGCCATCGTCGCGATGCCCGATGGCGGCGCCATGCCGACACCGGAAGACGTGCAGGCCGTTGCCCGACATCTCGTCAGCCACGCAGAGCAACATCGCTACCGCATCGCTGTGGTCGACGCCGCACTGCATAGCTCGTTGTCCGAGGTGCGCAGCTTTCGCAGCAAGTTCGACAGCAGTTACGCCGCGCTCTATCACCCCTGGGTCGAGATCGTCGATCCGTTGTCTCGGCCGGCACCGGGCCTGCCGCCGCCCAAGCTGCTGCTGCCGCCGTCAGGTTTCATAGCCGGCATCTATGCGCGCAGCGACATCGAGCGTGGTGTGCACAAGGCACCGGCCAACGAAGTGGTGCGCGGCATCACCCGCTTCGAGGTCGACATCAACAAGGCGCAGCAGGACGTGCTTAACCCCGAGGGCGTGAACTGCCTGCGCTTCTTCGAAGGCCGCGGCTACCGTGTATGGGGCGCCCGCAGCTTGAGCTCGGACCCCGAATGGAAGTACGTGAACCTGCGCCGTCTGTTCATCTACCTCGAACACTCGATCGACAAGTCCACGCAGTGGGCGGTGTTCGAGCCGAATGGCGAGCGCCTGTGGGCCAACATCAGGAGCACGATCCAGGACTTTCTCTTCGGGCAGTGGCGCGACGGCGCCCTGCTCGGCACCAAGCCCGAGGAAGCGTTTTTCGTGCGATGCGACCGCTCGACGATGACCCAGAACGATCTCGACAACGGCCGCATGGTTTGCCTGATCGGTGTCGCGGCAAGCCGCCCTGCGGAGTTCGTGATCTTCCGCATCAGCCAGAGAACCGCTGACTCCAGAGCGTGA
- a CDS encoding M14 family zinc carboxypeptidase: MTFAEIPQLVELQSLIEEGHPQLQARIVCEVQAGQRRFPIHALTLGNPSPDVPAVGFFGGVHGLERIGADVVIAYLRSLVKRLHWDSVLHEQLQGVRLIFMPLVNPGGLSLGTRANPNGIDLMRNAPVDAVEPVPFMIGGQRYSRGLPWYRGEPGVPMEAEGAALCAFVEEELLSRRFSLAVDCHSGFGSDDRIWFPYAHTTRPIQHLPEIHALQTIFEQTHAYHRYVFEPQSQQYLTHGDLWDYLYLRAQTQGEKVFLPLTLEMGSWLWIKKNPRQAFSRLGIFNPLINHRQQRVMRRHIALLDFLARAGSGCQRWLPATDAAREHHLSAAMTRWYRGMP, encoded by the coding sequence GTGACCTTCGCCGAAATACCGCAGCTCGTCGAGCTGCAGAGCCTGATCGAGGAAGGCCACCCGCAGCTTCAGGCGCGCATCGTCTGCGAAGTGCAGGCCGGGCAGCGCCGGTTTCCGATTCATGCGCTGACCCTGGGCAATCCGTCTCCGGACGTACCGGCGGTCGGTTTCTTCGGCGGCGTGCATGGTCTGGAGCGGATCGGCGCCGATGTGGTGATCGCCTATCTGCGCAGCCTGGTGAAGCGTCTGCATTGGGATAGCGTGCTGCACGAGCAGTTGCAGGGCGTGCGTCTGATCTTCATGCCGCTGGTCAATCCCGGCGGTTTGTCGCTGGGTACGCGCGCCAATCCGAATGGGATCGATCTGATGCGCAATGCGCCGGTGGACGCGGTCGAGCCGGTGCCGTTCATGATCGGCGGCCAACGTTACAGCCGTGGTCTTCCCTGGTATCGCGGCGAGCCCGGTGTGCCGATGGAAGCCGAAGGTGCGGCGCTGTGCGCGTTCGTCGAAGAGGAACTGCTGAGCCGACGCTTCAGCCTGGCAGTGGACTGCCATTCCGGCTTCGGCAGCGATGACCGCATCTGGTTTCCCTACGCGCACACCACTCGGCCGATCCAGCATCTGCCGGAAATCCACGCGCTGCAGACCATCTTCGAGCAGACCCACGCCTATCACCGCTACGTCTTCGAGCCGCAGAGCCAGCAGTACCTGACCCATGGCGATCTTTGGGATTACCTCTATCTGCGTGCTCAAACGCAAGGCGAGAAAGTCTTCCTGCCGCTGACTCTGGAGATGGGCTCCTGGCTGTGGATCAAGAAGAACCCGCGGCAGGCGTTCTCGCGCCTCGGCATCTTCAATCCGCTGATCAATCATCGCCAACAGCGGGTCATGCGCCGGCACATCGCGCTGCTCGATTTTCTGGCTCGCGCCGGTAGCGGCTGTCAGCGCTGGCTGCCGGCGACCGATGCGGCGCGCGAACATCATTTGAGTGCCGCGATGACCCGCTGGTATCGCGGCATGCCATGA
- a CDS encoding DMT family transporter, with protein sequence MDGANEGAGISRAVQLRKAPAPADHAPLILHPFRGVMLVAAAVLLFACMDTTTKYLTADFAPPIVIAVRYTVQCLLMVLLLTPSHGRRLVQTRRTGLVILRGACLALASLAMAVAFNRLPIAEATAIVFLSPLLVVLLSGFTLGERVGSVGIAAAIGGFIGVVLIARPGSGLDSLGVLCALCGAVLIATYQLLSRVLARTEGTVAMLFYTALLGMAIYGLVFPWFWEGRMPSLMQALLLVSTGITGGLGHFLFTAAHRHAPASVLAPVMYVQLMWASLLGWLVFSHVPAQISIIGMCVVAVSGAAVALHSRSTRVVPAVVTTPADPS encoded by the coding sequence ATGGATGGCGCGAATGAAGGCGCGGGAATCTCGCGCGCAGTGCAGTTGCGCAAGGCGCCGGCGCCTGCTGACCATGCTCCGCTGATCCTTCATCCGTTCCGTGGCGTGATGCTGGTAGCTGCCGCCGTGCTGCTGTTCGCATGCATGGACACGACGACCAAGTACCTGACGGCAGACTTCGCGCCGCCGATCGTCATCGCCGTGCGCTACACCGTGCAATGCCTGCTGATGGTGCTGCTGCTGACGCCCAGCCACGGCCGCCGTCTCGTCCAGACCCGGAGAACCGGTCTGGTGATTCTGCGGGGAGCCTGTCTGGCGCTGGCCTCGCTGGCGATGGCAGTCGCCTTCAATCGCCTGCCGATCGCCGAGGCCACGGCGATCGTGTTCCTGTCACCCCTGCTGGTGGTGCTGCTCTCCGGGTTCACTTTGGGGGAGCGCGTTGGCAGCGTGGGGATTGCCGCTGCGATCGGGGGTTTCATCGGCGTGGTGCTGATCGCACGTCCGGGCAGCGGGCTCGATTCCCTGGGCGTCCTGTGCGCCTTGTGCGGAGCGGTCCTGATTGCGACTTATCAGCTCCTGTCCCGCGTGCTGGCGCGAACCGAGGGCACGGTGGCCATGCTGTTCTATACGGCGCTGTTGGGCATGGCGATCTATGGGCTGGTGTTCCCCTGGTTCTGGGAAGGCCGGATGCCGAGCCTCATGCAGGCTCTGCTGCTGGTCAGCACCGGCATCACCGGCGGCCTGGGACACTTCCTGTTCACGGCGGCTCATCGTCATGCACCCGCGTCGGTGCTCGCTCCGGTGATGTATGTCCAGCTGATGTGGGCGTCCCTGCTTGGCTGGCTGGTGTTCAGTCACGTGCCTGCGCAGATCAGCATCATCGGCATGTGCGTGGTCGCTGTATCAGGTGCAGCGGTTGCGCTGCATTCCCGTTCGACGCGAGTCGTACCGGCCGTTGTCACGACACCTGCGGACCCGTCCTGA
- a CDS encoding esterase-like activity of phytase family protein produces MNIDKGFRLAAIAAVLVSTHAAAATTLEGRAVLPALTFSAGPTSGQYIGSAPINGITPPFLNRQPVQGFSAVLRNADGTFNVMPDNGYGSLQTSADFNLRVYTVRTNLETAKGGAGTIDVLGNIELRDPDRRIPFAIVNHFSEARVLTGADFDIESMQRAPDGSLWFGDEFGPFLLHTDATGKVLEAPIALPDFDNPGREVRAPQNPYNEETAAVRIMNAVRANAFAHGGTKTPVFSPYFPELKFPGSNPNASYARGSNSPADLAPAASDIHDIALLRAAGFPVVPYTVDDKATMLSLMAKNVSGLISDRPDLLLQAVREFDANGDGTPGDYLGADGLPDVAKFDIQGHRGGRDLRPENTLPAMEVALDNLMTTLETDTGVSLDKVAVLFHDPYIEAGKCRRADGAPYTTANEVLIRSLNVADIQSQFICDKLFRGPTQQNDRALSPVATAFAASRRLLDPYIVPTVNQLYDFVDFYAQYYSVGPGRFLTGAAQKLATARKVRFNIETKLNPRSDRDALGNVYKDRTFAPEVMARSLAEVVVRRRMQARTDIQSFDFRTLLLVQEAVPEIRTVFLFGDFPVITDQTRLGDSDDGTNLQPEANGSNTPWMAGLYWPYRSTIATAPFRAAGSGGFEGMAINTAGTVLYPMLERPLVGADQRRLQISEFNLAAKRYTGRRNYYPLDARGTNIGDFVLFNALGEGLVIERDGSQGNTAGYKAINRIRLSTVDGADVIKAPLVDLQNIADPAGISLPGQPGDIGLGNPFSFPFTTIEDVVVIDQNRIGVINDNNFPFSVGRHVGSSQADDSEFILLKLDQPLNLR; encoded by the coding sequence ATGAACATCGATAAGGGATTCAGGCTGGCGGCGATTGCCGCCGTGTTGGTCAGCACCCACGCGGCTGCGGCGACGACGCTCGAAGGCCGCGCCGTATTGCCCGCCCTCACCTTCTCCGCCGGGCCGACCTCCGGCCAGTACATCGGCAGCGCGCCGATCAACGGCATCACGCCGCCGTTCTTGAACCGCCAGCCAGTGCAGGGTTTCTCGGCGGTGCTGCGCAATGCCGACGGCACGTTCAACGTGATGCCGGACAACGGCTACGGCAGCTTGCAGACCTCGGCGGACTTCAACCTGCGCGTCTATACCGTGCGAACCAACCTCGAAACCGCCAAGGGCGGCGCCGGCACCATCGACGTGCTCGGCAACATCGAACTGCGCGATCCGGATCGCCGCATCCCGTTCGCGATCGTCAACCACTTCTCCGAAGCGCGCGTGCTGACTGGTGCCGATTTCGACATCGAATCGATGCAGCGCGCGCCGGATGGTTCGCTGTGGTTCGGCGACGAATTCGGCCCGTTCCTGCTCCACACCGACGCGACCGGCAAGGTGCTCGAAGCACCGATCGCACTGCCGGATTTCGACAACCCCGGCCGCGAAGTGCGCGCGCCGCAGAATCCGTACAACGAGGAAACCGCCGCCGTCCGCATCATGAACGCGGTGCGCGCCAATGCCTTTGCGCATGGCGGGACCAAGACGCCGGTGTTCTCGCCGTACTTTCCGGAACTGAAATTCCCGGGCTCCAACCCGAATGCCAGCTATGCCCGCGGCAGCAACTCGCCGGCCGATCTGGCACCGGCGGCCAGCGATATCCACGACATCGCCCTGCTGCGCGCCGCCGGCTTTCCGGTGGTGCCATACACGGTCGACGACAAGGCGACGATGCTGTCGCTGATGGCCAAGAACGTCAGCGGCCTGATCTCCGATCGCCCCGATCTGCTGCTGCAGGCGGTACGCGAATTCGACGCCAATGGCGACGGCACGCCGGGCGACTACCTCGGTGCCGATGGCCTGCCGGACGTTGCCAAGTTCGACATCCAGGGCCATCGCGGCGGCCGCGATCTGCGTCCGGAAAACACGCTGCCGGCGATGGAAGTGGCGCTCGACAACCTGATGACCACGCTGGAGACCGACACCGGCGTCAGCCTCGACAAGGTCGCCGTGCTGTTCCACGACCCGTACATCGAAGCCGGCAAGTGCCGCCGTGCCGATGGCGCGCCGTACACCACCGCCAACGAAGTGCTGATCCGCAGCCTGAACGTCGCCGACATCCAGTCCCAGTTCATCTGCGACAAGCTGTTCCGCGGCCCGACCCAGCAGAACGATCGCGCGCTGTCGCCGGTCGCCACCGCCTTCGCCGCCAGCCGCCGGCTGCTCGATCCGTACATCGTGCCGACCGTCAATCAGCTCTATGACTTCGTCGATTTCTACGCGCAGTACTACAGCGTCGGCCCCGGCCGCTTCCTGACCGGCGCCGCGCAGAAACTGGCGACCGCGCGCAAGGTTCGCTTCAACATCGAGACCAAGCTCAACCCGCGCTCGGATCGTGATGCGCTCGGCAACGTCTACAAGGACCGCACCTTCGCGCCGGAAGTGATGGCCCGCTCGCTGGCCGAGGTGGTGGTGCGTCGCAGGATGCAGGCGCGCACCGATATCCAGAGCTTCGACTTCCGCACCCTGCTGCTGGTGCAGGAGGCGGTGCCGGAAATCCGCACGGTGTTCCTGTTCGGCGATTTCCCGGTGATCACCGATCAGACGCGCCTCGGCGATTCCGATGACGGCACCAACCTGCAACCGGAAGCGAACGGCAGCAACACGCCCTGGATGGCCGGCCTGTACTGGCCGTATCGCTCGACGATCGCCACCGCGCCGTTCCGTGCGGCCGGCAGCGGCGGCTTCGAAGGCATGGCGATCAACACGGCGGGCACTGTGCTGTACCCGATGCTGGAACGGCCGCTGGTGGGTGCCGATCAGCGTCGCCTGCAGATCAGCGAATTCAACCTGGCCGCCAAGCGCTATACCGGCCGGCGCAACTACTACCCGCTTGACGCCCGCGGCACCAACATCGGCGACTTCGTGCTGTTCAATGCGCTGGGCGAAGGTCTGGTCATCGAACGCGATGGCAGCCAGGGCAATACGGCCGGTTACAAGGCGATCAACCGTATCCGCCTGAGCACTGTCGACGGTGCCGACGTGATCAAGGCGCCGCTGGTCGATCTGCAGAACATCGCCGATCCGGCCGGCATCTCGCTGCCAGGACAGCCGGGCGATATCGGCCTCGGCAACCCGTTCTCGTTCCCGTTCACGACCATCGAAGACGTGGTGGTGATCGACCAGAACCGGATCGGCGTGATCAACGACAACAACTTCCCGTTCAGCGTCGGCCGCCATGTCGGCAGCAGCCAGGCGGACGATTCGGAATTCATCCTGCTCAAGCTCGATCAGCCGCTGAACCTGCGCTGA
- a CDS encoding NYN domain-containing protein yields the protein MPVDIPLLPSGPETVPPDDGGQRPLFVDALNVAYWCGQPPSLRLPITLIAGLLAAGHDALLCFDASARYQLKVDAAAYAKLIQLDGLAFEVPSGIPADRVLLKQANAANGAILSRDHFRNHRRRYRRLIDDPARVIAGYVRNDRLLLPALALDLPLPATTEQAWALLPITDTAR from the coding sequence ATGCCCGTCGACATCCCGCTGCTGCCTTCCGGTCCTGAAACCGTTCCGCCTGACGATGGCGGCCAGCGACCGCTGTTCGTCGATGCGCTGAACGTCGCCTACTGGTGCGGCCAGCCACCCTCGCTGCGGCTGCCGATCACGCTGATCGCGGGCCTGCTCGCCGCGGGCCATGACGCGTTGCTGTGCTTCGATGCCAGCGCGCGTTATCAGCTGAAGGTCGATGCCGCGGCTTACGCAAAACTGATCCAGCTCGATGGGCTCGCCTTCGAAGTGCCATCCGGCATCCCGGCGGATCGAGTGCTGCTGAAGCAAGCGAATGCCGCCAATGGCGCGATCCTCAGCCGCGACCACTTCCGCAACCACCGTCGCCGCTATCGTCGCCTGATCGATGATCCGGCCCGAGTCATCGCGGGCTATGTCCGCAACGATCGCCTGCTGCTGCCGGCGTTGGCGCTGGACCTGCCGCTGCCGGCAACCACCGAGCAGGCCTGGGCCCTGCTGCCGATCACTGATACTGCGCGCTGA
- a CDS encoding alpha/beta fold hydrolase, giving the protein MSDASTWVLLRGLMRDSRHWGDFPQAFAREMPGARIELLDFPGNGALNEQTSASSVDAMADYCRAELQRRGLKPPYRLLAMSLGAMAASSWASRHPQELDACVLINTSLRPFSPPHWRLRPTVWPDVLRLALRPPSVRAIERTILRLTSRLVRDPESLLDDWTQWRLSHPVSRANALRQLLAAAKYRAPLQAPATRLLILNSACDALVDSRCSQRLAQRWDCEIAVHPRAGHDLPLDDGAWVIEQIRRWI; this is encoded by the coding sequence ATGAGCGACGCAAGCACCTGGGTCTTGCTGCGCGGCCTGATGCGCGATAGCCGTCACTGGGGCGATTTCCCGCAGGCCTTTGCCCGCGAGATGCCCGGTGCCCGCATCGAGCTGCTGGACTTCCCCGGCAATGGCGCACTCAACGAACAGACCAGCGCCAGCAGCGTCGACGCGATGGCCGACTACTGCCGCGCTGAACTGCAGCGCCGCGGCCTCAAGCCGCCGTATCGGTTGCTGGCGATGTCGCTGGGCGCGATGGCCGCCAGCTCATGGGCGAGCCGCCATCCGCAGGAGCTGGATGCCTGCGTACTGATCAATACCAGCCTGCGGCCGTTCAGCCCGCCGCACTGGCGGCTGCGCCCGACGGTCTGGCCGGATGTCTTGCGTCTGGCTCTGCGGCCGCCGTCGGTGCGAGCGATCGAGCGGACGATCCTGCGCCTCACCAGCCGTCTGGTGCGCGATCCGGAATCCTTGCTGGACGACTGGACCCAGTGGCGCCTGAGCCATCCAGTGTCCCGCGCCAACGCGCTGCGGCAGTTGCTGGCCGCCGCGAAATATCGTGCACCGCTGCAGGCGCCGGCGACGCGACTGTTGATCCTCAACAGCGCATGCGATGCGCTGGTCGACAGCCGTTGCTCGCAGCGCCTGGCCCAGCGCTGGGACTGCGAGATCGCGGTTCATCCGCGTGCCGGGCATGATCTGCCGCTTGATGATGGTGCCTGGGTGATCGAGCAGATTCGTCGCTGGATTTAA
- a CDS encoding iron-containing alcohol dehydrogenase translates to MIPFSIQVFVFKIFQFLLKWSTKLLTFRTPELFSGPGSSLQLCDHIAKRTGVKNLLIVTDGMLVKLGLLKAMQDRLTELGVRYVVYDGVLPNPTIDQIETGLAMLKREGCTAILAIGGGSSIDAAKVIAARARNPHKIVHMAGLMRVFFKPMPLYAVPTTAGTGSEVTIAAVVSDPSTTRKFAIMDPKLVPIGAALDGALMTGLPAHITAATGMDALTHAVEAYISRNHTPMTDAEALDATRLIMQNLPTAVTDGGNIEARQNMAVASFKAGVAFTTAGVGYVHAIAHNFGAYYHMPHGLANAVVLPRVLDFSKPECIPRLAKLAEVSGLKHGGESETQLADAFIAHVRKLNADFGIPTQVEKLKASDIPAITGKALSEAHWTYAVPRYMDNSDCQAFIRQMLP, encoded by the coding sequence ATGATTCCTTTCTCGATCCAGGTTTTCGTCTTCAAGATCTTTCAGTTCCTGCTGAAGTGGTCGACCAAGCTGCTGACCTTCCGCACGCCGGAACTGTTCAGCGGCCCCGGTTCCTCGCTGCAGCTCTGCGATCACATCGCCAAGCGCACCGGCGTCAAGAACCTGCTGATCGTCACCGACGGCATGCTGGTCAAGCTCGGCCTGCTTAAAGCCATGCAGGACCGCTTGACCGAGCTGGGTGTGCGTTACGTCGTCTATGACGGCGTGCTGCCGAACCCGACGATCGATCAGATCGAAACCGGCCTGGCGATGCTCAAGCGCGAAGGCTGCACGGCGATCCTGGCGATCGGCGGCGGTTCCTCGATCGATGCCGCGAAAGTGATCGCGGCGCGCGCGCGCAATCCGCACAAGATCGTCCACATGGCCGGCCTGATGCGGGTGTTCTTCAAGCCGATGCCGCTGTACGCGGTGCCGACCACCGCCGGCACCGGTTCGGAAGTGACGATCGCCGCCGTGGTGTCGGATCCATCGACCACCCGCAAGTTCGCGATCATGGACCCGAAGCTGGTGCCGATCGGCGCCGCGCTCGATGGCGCGCTGATGACCGGCCTGCCGGCGCACATCACTGCCGCCACCGGCATGGATGCGCTGACCCACGCGGTGGAGGCCTATATCTCGCGCAACCACACGCCGATGACCGACGCCGAAGCGCTCGATGCGACGCGGCTGATCATGCAGAACCTGCCGACCGCGGTGACCGACGGCGGCAACATCGAAGCGCGCCAGAACATGGCCGTGGCCTCGTTCAAGGCCGGTGTCGCGTTCACCACCGCCGGTGTCGGCTACGTGCACGCGATCGCCCACAACTTCGGTGCCTACTACCACATGCCCCACGGCCTCGCGAACGCCGTGGTGCTGCCGCGGGTGCTCGATTTCTCGAAGCCGGAATGCATTCCACGCCTCGCCAAACTGGCCGAGGTCAGCGGCCTGAAGCACGGCGGCGAAAGCGAGACGCAGCTTGCCGATGCCTTCATCGCCCATGTCCGCAAGCTCAACGCCGACTTTGGCATCCCGACTCAGGTCGAGAAATTGAAGGCTTCGGATATCCCCGCGATCACTGGCAAGGCACTCAGCGAAGCGCACTGGACGTACGCCGTGCCGCGATACATGGACAATAGCGATTGTCAGGCCTTCATCCGCCAGATGCTGCCGTGA
- a CDS encoding alpha/beta hydrolase family esterase, giving the protein MRSFQFKWAAILLIGALTACTGSSEPVVGDGDGDGGGETPSVPSGSIDPVSGYLITDAPIGSSTVSDGVGVIRVADGTTATSMSLDVNGRQRRYVVMRPTVSSSNAPVLILLHPSLTAPESMANLTRVSEYVLTQGFWAVMPEAIGGSWQDDPSGLGDQDVPFISALIDKLVADGGVDARRFYAAGFSSGGFMAERLACDLSDKIAAFGIVSAALRSSQAAVCFPAKQRAKVYFLGTADLIVPYNGLLGQFDNGVRSAASTLDFWTAQQHCNGEVLTTPIPDAERDGTTVELQERTGCTAGTQLQLYTLTGGGHAWPGGESTIFGVTSQDIAATGLIWRFVNGYRR; this is encoded by the coding sequence GTGAGATCTTTTCAGTTCAAGTGGGCCGCGATTCTGCTGATCGGTGCATTGACGGCCTGTACAGGAAGCAGTGAACCCGTAGTCGGCGATGGCGATGGCGATGGCGGCGGCGAAACGCCATCGGTACCGAGCGGCAGCATCGATCCGGTCAGCGGCTACCTGATTACCGACGCGCCGATCGGCAGCAGCACGGTCAGTGACGGCGTCGGCGTGATCCGGGTGGCTGACGGCACCACGGCGACCTCGATGAGCCTCGACGTCAATGGCCGCCAGCGGCGCTACGTGGTGATGCGACCGACGGTGTCCTCCAGCAATGCGCCGGTGCTGATCCTGCTGCATCCCTCGCTAACTGCGCCGGAATCGATGGCGAATCTGACCCGGGTCTCCGAATACGTGCTGACCCAGGGTTTCTGGGCCGTGATGCCGGAAGCGATCGGCGGCAGCTGGCAGGACGATCCATCCGGCCTGGGTGATCAGGACGTGCCGTTCATCTCGGCGCTGATCGACAAGCTGGTGGCCGATGGCGGCGTCGATGCTCGCCGTTTCTACGCGGCCGGCTTTTCTAGCGGCGGTTTCATGGCCGAGCGCCTGGCCTGCGATCTGTCCGACAAGATCGCCGCGTTCGGCATCGTTTCAGCGGCGCTGCGGTCCAGCCAGGCGGCGGTCTGCTTCCCGGCGAAGCAGCGCGCGAAAGTCTATTTCCTCGGCACCGCCGATCTGATCGTCCCGTACAACGGGCTGCTCGGTCAGTTCGACAACGGGGTGAGATCGGCCGCCAGCACCCTCGATTTCTGGACCGCGCAGCAGCACTGCAACGGCGAAGTGCTGACCACCCCGATTCCGGATGCCGAGCGCGACGGCACCACCGTCGAACTGCAGGAACGGACCGGCTGCACGGCCGGCACCCAGCTGCAGCTCTACACCCTGACCGGCGGCGGTCACGCCTGGCCGGGGGGTGAGTCGACCATCTTCGGCGTCACTTCCCAGGACATCGCCGCCACCGGCCTGATCTGGCGCTTCGTCAACGGCTACCGTCGCTGA